The following proteins are encoded in a genomic region of Planctomycetaceae bacterium:
- a CDS encoding S41 family peptidase gives MTTRPSFILSLMLTTAMVVTSAAQAQYSDTGYGSGYSPDYSAPSYNNGSGSYNPYHPSGYGTDTQYQPAPGLRDNRDIYPATFSPDYGYGDGRDNFRPVQDDLRYNSYGDFGNGTGYGSDPLNPAPRDSRQWQGRRSGRARGDAGGTGWDRIPQDSLADPFRSPAGSGNVSGPRYDFISRDNSLQDDLYRDPSAGSLQERYRVPLDRTDFGRPALNDDGLFPASPGRTDWNRPTSPARGLDPFTPAPLPQRDGADEASDIDKMLTARYPNPTTIRSVRSMSTDQAVQLYREVSKQTDQRHLEPSSYDLRVRRAIRNLGMALDNRAFVQGLGISADSFRTDAFRNSLSRIYESMQVRNMNDAERVMQAVMQEAQSVPGLGPNVVAFEFTNATIDTLDKFSALEPADPNRGAALETETKSAGLESEIVGIGVEVKEHADGLLLMKTLRDGPAAEIGLQAGDIITAIDGRSIGGMPMASSVDLMKGPSGSSIRLQVFRKGFEAREATLVRRRIRVWTVNDMKMLSGTDSVAYLSLSQFGQTSTQELDDALQQLYRQGMKSVILDLRGNPGGLLNVCVDITNRFLPCGTIVSTKGRLSSDNMLETATFERTWSNPLVVLIDGDSASASEIFAAAIQENQRGIIVGDKSYGKGTVQTHFPLQTVSGNLRLTTARFYSPNGRPMSGSGVTPDVRVIDEDGPANGDRVLEEAVRIAQSQRLQDMASAAGKCRNNNTATPLLRNSFNDSNRDCVKPQTVLR, from the coding sequence ATGACGACCCGACCCTCATTCATACTGTCACTGATGCTGACCACAGCCATGGTGGTTACGTCAGCAGCACAGGCACAATATTCCGACACGGGCTACGGTTCCGGATACAGCCCGGATTACAGTGCTCCGTCGTACAATAACGGCAGTGGTTCGTACAACCCGTACCATCCGAGCGGTTACGGAACGGACACGCAGTACCAACCGGCACCCGGCCTTCGCGACAACCGGGACATCTATCCGGCAACCTTCTCACCGGACTACGGTTACGGCGATGGTCGCGACAACTTCCGTCCGGTCCAGGATGATCTTCGATACAACAGTTATGGCGATTTCGGAAACGGAACCGGCTACGGCAGCGATCCGCTGAATCCCGCACCACGGGATTCCCGACAGTGGCAGGGCCGTCGCAGCGGTCGTGCTCGCGGTGATGCAGGCGGTACCGGTTGGGATCGGATTCCCCAGGATTCACTGGCGGATCCGTTTCGGTCGCCGGCCGGTTCCGGAAATGTCAGCGGACCTCGCTACGACTTCATATCGCGGGATAACAGCCTTCAGGACGATTTGTATCGTGACCCGTCCGCCGGCAGTCTGCAGGAGCGTTACCGTGTTCCGCTGGACCGAACCGACTTCGGCCGTCCGGCACTGAACGATGACGGATTGTTCCCCGCATCGCCGGGCCGAACGGACTGGAATCGGCCGACATCTCCCGCTCGCGGTCTGGATCCCTTCACGCCGGCTCCCCTGCCTCAGCGTGACGGAGCTGACGAAGCCAGCGACATCGACAAGATGCTGACGGCTCGATATCCGAATCCGACAACGATTCGTTCGGTGCGTTCGATGTCCACGGATCAGGCGGTTCAGTTGTACCGTGAAGTTTCAAAGCAGACGGACCAGCGTCACCTGGAACCAAGTTCCTACGATCTGCGGGTTCGGCGAGCGATTCGCAACCTGGGAATGGCATTGGACAACCGGGCCTTTGTGCAGGGACTGGGAATCTCCGCGGATTCGTTCCGAACGGACGCCTTTCGCAATTCGCTGTCACGCATCTACGAATCCATGCAGGTTCGAAACATGAACGACGCGGAACGAGTGATGCAGGCGGTGATGCAGGAAGCTCAGTCCGTTCCCGGTCTGGGCCCCAACGTTGTGGCCTTCGAATTCACGAATGCAACGATCGATACGCTTGACAAGTTTTCGGCCCTGGAACCCGCAGACCCGAACCGCGGAGCTGCCCTGGAGACGGAGACTAAGAGTGCCGGTCTGGAAAGTGAAATCGTGGGCATCGGCGTGGAAGTCAAGGAACACGCCGATGGCTTGCTGCTGATGAAGACTCTTCGCGACGGACCAGCCGCTGAGATCGGTCTGCAGGCTGGCGACATCATCACTGCTATCGACGGCCGTTCCATCGGCGGAATGCCAATGGCCAGCTCCGTGGATCTGATGAAGGGCCCGTCCGGAAGCTCGATCCGTCTGCAGGTTTTTCGAAAGGGATTTGAAGCTCGTGAGGCAACTCTGGTGCGTCGCCGAATTCGAGTCTGGACCGTCAACGATATGAAGATGCTGTCCGGCACTGACAGCGTCGCCTACCTGAGCCTTAGTCAGTTTGGTCAGACATCGACTCAGGAACTGGATGACGCCCTGCAGCAGTTGTATCGCCAGGGAATGAAGTCTGTGATTCTCGACCTGCGAGGCAATCCGGGAGGTCTGCTGAATGTCTGTGTCGATATCACCAATCGATTCCTGCCCTGCGGAACGATCGTGTCGACGAAGGGACGGCTGTCTTCTGACAACATGCTGGAGACTGCCACGTTTGAACGAACCTGGAGCAATCCGCTGGTTGTGCTGATCGACGGTGACAGTGCCAGTGCCAGCGAAATCTTTGCCGCGGCAATTCAGGAAAATCAGCGCGGCATCATTGTGGGAGATAAGTCGTATGGCAAAGGCACCGTTCAGACGCACTTTCCTCTGCAGACGGTCAGCGGAAATCTGCGACTGACAACCGCCCGGTTCTACTCACCAAACGGCCGGCCGATGTCAGGCTCCGGGGTGACTCCCGACGTGCGAGTGATTGACGAAGACGGTCCCGCCAACGGCGACCGGGTCCTGGAAGAAGCTGTCCGAATTGCTCAGTCGCAGCGGTTGCAGGACATGGCGTCGGCTGCCGGCAAGTGTCGCAACAACAACACGGCGACTCCGCTGCTGAGGAACTCGTTCAACGACAGCAACCGTGACTGTGTCAAGCCACAAACTGTGCTTCGCTGA
- a CDS encoding carbon storage regulator — translation MLVLTRKPAETIRIGNDIVIKVIKTARGAVKIGIDAPQDVRVVRGELLEESMAEAADAEPAGLYHGLVSDQFPHVA, via the coding sequence ATGCTCGTACTGACACGCAAACCGGCAGAAACCATCCGCATCGGCAATGACATTGTCATCAAAGTGATTAAGACGGCTCGCGGGGCTGTGAAGATTGGAATTGACGCACCGCAGGACGTTCGCGTTGTTCGCGGTGAGCTTCTGGAAGAATCGATGGCCGAGGCCGCGGATGCAGAGCCCGCCGGGCTGTACCACGGACTTGTCTCCGATCAGTTCCCGCACGTTGCATAG
- a CDS encoding sialidase family protein — translation MRIRSAILLASMLLLMLPSADAQQRTCSIPFIDLDDQVYRQVVVDREEGQYLGHPTTVLLEDGRTLLCVYPKGHGRGGIVYKRSSDGGLTWSDRLPTPDNWSTSKEVPTLHRVIDSNGTRRIIMFSGLYPCRMAVTEDDGKTWSPLEPVGDWGGIVTMGCVVELTTGPGHYMAMFHDDGRFFAEQPHQENPVAFTLFRTLSTDGGLTWSFPEVIRKSSSHHICEPGAIRSPDGKQLAVLLRENSRRHNSQIIFSDDEGKTWTEPRDMPASLNGDRHTAVYSADGRLFVSFRSVQPAGSAKPEHDGDWVAWVGTYEDLKQGDEGQYVVRLKDNKKGADCAYPGVNILPDGTIVSTTYGHWSANQPPYILCVRLTLEQLDALAK, via the coding sequence ATGCGAATACGATCTGCAATTTTGCTGGCTTCGATGTTGCTGCTGATGCTGCCGTCCGCTGATGCTCAGCAGCGGACGTGTTCGATTCCGTTCATCGATCTCGACGATCAGGTCTACCGCCAGGTTGTCGTCGACCGCGAAGAAGGCCAGTATCTGGGACATCCGACGACTGTGCTGCTGGAAGACGGCCGCACTCTGTTGTGCGTCTATCCGAAGGGGCATGGCCGAGGCGGGATTGTCTACAAACGTTCGTCCGACGGCGGCCTGACGTGGAGTGACCGGCTGCCGACTCCTGACAACTGGTCCACATCCAAAGAAGTACCAACGCTGCACCGCGTGATCGACTCGAACGGTACCAGACGCATCATCATGTTTTCGGGTCTCTACCCCTGCCGCATGGCGGTCACGGAAGACGATGGGAAGACGTGGTCGCCGCTGGAGCCCGTCGGCGACTGGGGCGGAATTGTCACGATGGGATGTGTCGTTGAACTGACAACTGGACCGGGGCACTACATGGCAATGTTCCACGACGACGGACGGTTCTTCGCTGAACAGCCTCATCAGGAAAATCCGGTCGCCTTCACTCTCTTCAGAACGCTGTCGACGGACGGCGGACTGACATGGTCGTTTCCCGAAGTGATTCGCAAATCATCGAGCCACCATATCTGCGAACCCGGAGCCATCCGGTCTCCGGACGGCAAACAGTTGGCGGTGCTGCTGCGGGAAAACAGCCGCCGACACAATTCGCAGATCATTTTCAGCGACGACGAAGGGAAGACGTGGACTGAGCCTCGCGACATGCCCGCTTCGCTGAACGGCGATCGACACACAGCCGTTTATTCGGCGGACGGCCGGCTGTTTGTTTCTTTCCGGAGTGTGCAACCGGCGGGTTCTGCGAAGCCCGAACACGACGGCGACTGGGTCGCGTGGGTTGGTACGTATGAAGACCTCAAACAGGGCGACGAAGGCCAGTATGTTGTCCGGCTGAAAGACAACAAAAAGGGCGCCGACTGCGCGTATCCGGGAGTCAACATTCTGCCCGACGGAACAATCGTCTCCACAACTTACGGCCACTGGTCCGCGAATCAGCCGCCGTACATTCTCTGCGTCCGCCTGACGCTGGAACAACTCGACGCCCTGGCGAAGTGA
- a CDS encoding flagellar hook-basal body complex protein, which produces MANSLLTGISGLRGHQSMLEVIGNNLANLNTIGFKSARVMFADLLYEGSRAATSSAGQSAGSVNPLQVGTGSKVANVDRLFSQGNLEQTGERLDVAIEGNGFLVTRSGNNTFYTRSGALGIDEQGFLVDPSNGSFIQRFGIVGETNPTSPSFQVPGDTRIRVPFGAAIPGTPTTQITLTGNLPANSNGPQAQLVTSEALTTGVAQTNADATTLLVDLNPAPWADGDVISFFGRDSDGEPIPQTGNTFTVTATSTLGDLRDAVAAVLPVSTVSIVNGQIRIEANDTGPSTLSFEMVGGTGVKFTQIVEGKDATLITGTLPVYDPQGLERSLSYQLEKQPDESWTLSFSLPDNSDQFLDNVVEGIRFGLDGSLLQVAGTGAGDPNIEVLFAGAQATQAISISFATDDGAVTLSEVGSTSSLNVDIDGFIPGEISDVAISRDGTIEAIGSNSVKFPLAQLAIASFRNNDGLLSAGNNVYRSSLASGSAEIGSALSGDRGAILSRQLEGSNVDLALEFTKLIVAQRGFSANARTITVTDEVLGELTNIIR; this is translated from the coding sequence ATGGCCAATTCCCTTCTGACCGGCATCTCTGGCCTTCGTGGTCATCAATCAATGCTGGAAGTGATCGGCAACAACCTTGCCAACCTGAACACCATCGGCTTCAAGTCTGCTCGTGTGATGTTTGCCGACCTGCTGTATGAAGGCAGCCGGGCAGCCACATCCAGTGCTGGCCAGAGTGCCGGCAGTGTCAACCCGCTGCAGGTCGGAACGGGAAGCAAGGTCGCCAACGTTGACAGGCTCTTCAGCCAGGGCAACCTGGAACAAACCGGCGAACGGCTGGATGTAGCAATCGAAGGCAACGGATTCCTGGTGACACGTTCGGGCAACAACACGTTCTACACCCGATCGGGAGCATTGGGAATTGATGAACAGGGCTTCCTGGTGGATCCCTCCAACGGCTCGTTCATTCAGCGATTCGGAATCGTCGGGGAAACAAACCCGACCAGTCCGTCGTTTCAGGTTCCCGGCGACACGCGAATTCGAGTTCCGTTCGGAGCGGCAATTCCCGGCACCCCGACGACTCAGATCACGCTCACCGGAAACCTTCCCGCGAATTCAAACGGACCTCAGGCACAACTCGTGACCAGTGAAGCACTCACAACGGGCGTTGCGCAGACGAACGCGGATGCGACGACGCTGCTGGTGGACCTGAACCCGGCGCCCTGGGCTGACGGCGATGTGATTTCGTTCTTTGGACGTGACTCCGACGGTGAACCGATTCCGCAGACTGGTAACACGTTCACGGTGACCGCAACATCGACGCTGGGTGATCTCAGAGATGCCGTTGCTGCTGTTCTGCCCGTGTCCACGGTCTCCATTGTGAATGGTCAGATACGGATCGAAGCGAATGACACCGGGCCGTCGACGCTGTCCTTCGAAATGGTTGGTGGAACCGGTGTCAAATTCACTCAGATTGTGGAAGGAAAAGACGCCACTCTGATCACAGGAACGCTGCCGGTGTACGACCCGCAGGGCCTGGAGCGGAGTCTTTCGTACCAACTGGAAAAACAGCCTGACGAATCCTGGACACTTTCGTTTTCCCTGCCTGACAACTCCGACCAGTTCCTGGACAACGTCGTGGAAGGCATCCGTTTCGGACTTGACGGGTCGCTGCTTCAGGTCGCGGGAACCGGTGCGGGTGACCCGAATATTGAGGTTCTCTTTGCCGGAGCCCAGGCCACCCAGGCGATCTCGATTTCCTTCGCGACGGACGACGGAGCCGTGACGCTCAGCGAAGTCGGCAGCACCAGCAGCCTGAACGTCGACATTGACGGATTCATTCCGGGAGAAATTTCAGACGTGGCCATCTCCCGGGACGGAACGATTGAGGCGATCGGCAGCAACTCTGTGAAGTTCCCGCTGGCACAGCTTGCGATTGCATCATTCAGAAACAACGACGGACTGTTGTCTGCCGGCAACAATGTCTATCGATCGTCCCTCGCCAGCGGCAGTGCCGAAATCGGTTCCGCTCTGTCCGGTGACCGCGGTGCGATTCTTTCCCGGCAACTGGAAGGTTCCAACGTCGACCTCGCGCTTGAGTTCACCAAACTGATCGTTGCTCAGCGTGGTTTCTCCGCAAATGCCCGAACGATCACCGTCACGGACGAAGTGCTGGGTGAACTGACAAACATCATTCGATAG
- a CDS encoding flagellar hook capping FlgD N-terminal domain-containing protein, whose protein sequence is MAVTSTFDASLGQQQFLNLLVTQLRNQDPLSPTDQQDFLAQLAQFSSLEQLQQVNAGLQSVEQQQLLAGGTGLLGRTVSYGGTESGVVEELTRQNGQVLVRVGDNLIPLADVQSVRQDAGSSVPG, encoded by the coding sequence ATGGCAGTCACTTCCACATTCGATGCATCGCTGGGGCAGCAGCAGTTTCTGAACCTGCTGGTGACCCAGCTTCGAAACCAGGATCCACTGAGTCCGACTGACCAGCAGGACTTTCTGGCTCAGTTGGCTCAATTTTCATCGCTGGAACAACTGCAACAAGTAAACGCGGGGCTTCAATCGGTGGAGCAACAACAGCTACTGGCGGGCGGAACCGGGCTTCTGGGCCGAACCGTGAGCTATGGCGGCACCGAATCCGGAGTGGTTGAGGAACTGACGCGTCAGAACGGTCAGGTACTCGTTCGAGTCGGCGACAATCTGATTCCACTGGCTGACGTGCAGAGTGTTCGGCAGGACGCCGGAAGCTCGGTGCCAGGGTAG
- a CDS encoding flagellar hook-length control protein FliK — MLRQHVATGAPADRPEITFQLDPPELGALRIRFLQTDGGVDVRIQVQNDATLTLLQTRGSEISQVLNSLEIPADRLIFEGMSNSGDDSQFLSSHDSPAERGSAFEHPGSSSRKGSTQRVARRQNVPGGVTASTLLSFRA; from the coding sequence GTGCTTCGCCAGCACGTCGCGACCGGCGCGCCTGCTGACCGGCCGGAGATTACCTTCCAACTGGATCCACCGGAACTCGGAGCATTACGGATCCGGTTCCTCCAGACGGACGGCGGTGTTGACGTTCGAATCCAGGTTCAGAACGACGCGACGCTGACGTTGCTTCAGACGCGAGGATCAGAGATCTCACAGGTTCTGAATTCCCTGGAGATTCCCGCGGATCGACTCATCTTCGAAGGGATGAGCAATTCGGGCGACGATTCGCAGTTTCTGTCTTCGCACGACAGTCCGGCGGAACGCGGCTCCGCGTTTGAACACCCCGGCAGTTCCTCCCGCAAAGGAAGTACGCAGCGAGTCGCCCGGCGCCAAAACGTTCCGGGCGGTGTCACAGCTTCAACGCTGCTCAGTTTTCGGGCCTGA
- a CDS encoding flagellar hook-length control protein FliK — translation MHGLPGHAPTLDGMQMESLPLFAGLQRTSPADAASRQSAAGRDTGESSPGLFVATVQEFCSPETHCSGPRAASKAAVESSSEPDLESQLDDSAPLAGTVQICDFHVPPPVESPDDEGDDAISEIAEGLQPVALLSSVIIAVDVPADVSSQDQISTAAAVSSIEGVSEIPVSNAAPSLIDNAGELSNLTNASPNLSRAARRPAIQVSVDAAGNRVITRIDRPFRQATDAIDAPLDSDGEWTQLAGIGDTTAQSVLPTDTALSPGLDLSLPTSIPATNQVRDAGQSGLNQTVSADAIPVVQDAGGLSTEAESVVSQTTSAAGILETSSIAAGEESVSEPLTTQISRVLQARVSSSDFSGTQKFNVRLSPPDLGTVQVQVTRSEGGLQVQLQADSDVGQAMLASRVADIRRELQVQQVRIADLHVDSGVNVQHSFREVDIAFRTDAGQRLMIPGRGFDAGHTSPGRRSAARRSRSNSERPQDSRQDRSGSVRLSESECRRSEGRFNAVHRHCRIILPGRRRRIGSSRDNRGTGGQRASPARRDRRAC, via the coding sequence ATGCATGGGCTGCCCGGTCACGCTCCGACTTTGGACGGCATGCAAATGGAATCACTGCCGCTATTCGCAGGACTGCAGCGCACTTCGCCTGCCGACGCTGCGTCCAGGCAGTCCGCCGCCGGTCGTGATACCGGAGAATCTTCACCGGGACTGTTTGTCGCCACGGTGCAGGAATTCTGTTCGCCGGAAACTCACTGCAGTGGGCCACGCGCTGCATCGAAGGCAGCGGTCGAGTCCAGCTCCGAACCGGATCTGGAATCGCAGCTCGACGACAGCGCGCCGCTGGCAGGCACCGTTCAGATCTGCGACTTCCATGTGCCGCCACCGGTTGAGTCACCGGACGACGAAGGCGACGACGCGATTTCAGAAATCGCGGAAGGACTCCAGCCCGTCGCGCTTCTGTCCTCGGTCATCATAGCGGTGGACGTGCCGGCCGATGTTTCCAGCCAGGATCAGATCTCAACCGCCGCAGCGGTTAGCTCGATCGAAGGCGTTTCCGAGATTCCCGTTTCGAACGCAGCGCCGTCACTGATCGACAACGCCGGCGAACTCAGCAATCTGACTAATGCGTCACCGAATCTTTCGCGTGCTGCCAGGCGTCCGGCGATTCAGGTTTCTGTCGACGCTGCCGGCAACCGAGTTATCACAAGAATCGATCGTCCGTTCAGACAGGCGACAGACGCGATCGACGCGCCACTGGATTCGGACGGTGAGTGGACGCAGTTGGCCGGGATCGGCGACACCACCGCTCAGTCTGTCCTGCCAACGGACACCGCTTTGTCTCCGGGACTAGATCTGTCCTTACCGACTTCGATTCCGGCCACGAACCAGGTCCGCGACGCAGGCCAGTCCGGTTTGAACCAAACTGTTTCGGCTGATGCGATTCCGGTGGTTCAGGACGCCGGCGGGTTGTCGACCGAAGCGGAATCCGTCGTCTCGCAAACGACGAGTGCTGCCGGAATTTTGGAAACGAGTTCGATTGCGGCTGGCGAGGAATCCGTTTCAGAACCATTGACGACACAGATCAGCCGAGTGTTGCAGGCGAGAGTGTCTTCCTCAGATTTCAGCGGCACACAGAAATTCAATGTCCGACTGTCGCCGCCCGACCTGGGAACGGTGCAGGTTCAGGTCACACGCAGCGAAGGCGGTCTTCAGGTTCAGCTTCAAGCAGACAGCGACGTCGGACAGGCGATGCTTGCGTCGCGCGTCGCCGATATCCGGCGGGAATTGCAGGTGCAGCAGGTGCGAATTGCCGACCTGCACGTGGATTCCGGTGTGAACGTTCAACACAGCTTTCGGGAAGTTGACATCGCCTTCAGGACCGACGCAGGGCAACGTCTGATGATTCCCGGTCGCGGTTTCGACGCCGGTCATACGTCACCTGGCCGACGTTCGGCTGCCAGGCGGTCCCGCAGCAACTCAGAACGTCCGCAGGATTCACGGCAGGATCGCTCCGGAAGTGTTCGACTCAGCGAATCTGAATGTCGACGAAGCGAAGGTCGGTTCAATGCCGTCCACAGGCACTGCCGGATCATTCTTCCCGGACGTCGCCGCCGCATTGGGAGCTCCCGTGACAATCGCGGGACAGGTGGTCAGCGTGCTTCGCCAGCACGTCGCGACCGGCGCGCCTGCTGA
- a CDS encoding PQQ-binding-like beta-propeller repeat protein: MIMRICCHVIAVLCCVTSLNAADWPQFRGVDSQGVSQATGLPLTWDDASNLRWKAKLPGAGASSPILLNDQLYVTCYSGYGQGTSSSGELKDLRLHLLAVSHAEGSIVFDRVIEPTFPETERVRDHGYAAATPATDGDAIYVFFGKSGVMRFTPDGEFVWRTSVGDGTHEWGCGTSPVLFEDLVIVNASVESGDLVALNKQSGKEVWRAGGMKASWNTPHLVTLPDGRRELVVSVRDDILAFDPATGKSLWQCQGIPDYVCPSIVSKDGIVYVIGGRQSRAMAIRAGGRGNVTDSHLLWSANAGANVCSPVIHGDHLYWVSDRNSVAYCVALATGEVVYQERFPDQPYASALAADGKLYIVTREGGTYVLAASPEYRQLAHNRFADRSTFNASPIVAGNDLILRSDSYLYCIGSDD; encoded by the coding sequence ATGATTATGCGAATTTGCTGTCACGTGATCGCCGTCCTGTGCTGTGTCACTTCACTGAACGCGGCTGACTGGCCGCAGTTTCGCGGCGTCGATTCTCAGGGAGTGTCACAGGCAACCGGGCTGCCGCTGACGTGGGATGATGCATCCAACCTGCGCTGGAAGGCAAAACTGCCGGGCGCCGGTGCATCCAGTCCGATTCTGCTCAACGACCAACTCTACGTCACGTGCTACAGCGGGTACGGCCAGGGCACGTCGTCGTCCGGCGAACTGAAGGATCTGCGGCTGCATCTGCTCGCGGTCAGCCACGCCGAAGGCAGCATTGTCTTTGACCGGGTGATTGAACCGACGTTTCCGGAAACTGAACGAGTTCGCGACCACGGTTACGCCGCTGCCACTCCGGCAACCGACGGAGACGCCATTTACGTGTTCTTCGGAAAAAGCGGCGTGATGCGGTTCACTCCGGACGGCGAATTTGTGTGGCGGACCAGCGTCGGCGACGGAACTCACGAGTGGGGCTGCGGTACGTCGCCTGTTCTGTTCGAAGATCTGGTGATCGTCAACGCCAGCGTCGAAAGCGGCGATCTGGTCGCGCTGAATAAGCAGTCCGGCAAAGAAGTCTGGCGCGCCGGCGGAATGAAGGCGTCATGGAACACACCACATCTGGTGACGCTGCCGGACGGACGTCGCGAACTTGTCGTCAGCGTTCGCGATGACATACTTGCCTTCGATCCGGCGACCGGAAAGTCCCTGTGGCAGTGTCAGGGCATTCCGGATTATGTCTGTCCCAGCATCGTTTCGAAGGACGGCATCGTGTATGTCATCGGCGGCCGGCAGTCGCGAGCCATGGCGATTCGTGCCGGAGGGCGCGGGAACGTGACCGACAGTCATTTGCTGTGGTCGGCGAATGCCGGAGCCAACGTCTGTTCGCCGGTGATTCATGGCGACCACTTGTATTGGGTCAGCGACCGCAACAGCGTTGCCTACTGCGTCGCGCTGGCGACCGGCGAAGTCGTCTATCAGGAACGATTCCCCGATCAGCCGTACGCCTCGGCTCTTGCCGCTGACGGCAAGCTGTACATCGTGACTCGGGAAGGCGGCACGTACGTACTCGCCGCGTCACCGGAATACCGCCAGTTGGCTCACAACCGGTTTGCCGACCGCAGCACGTTCAACGCCAGTCCGATCGTCGCCGGCAACGACCTTATTCTTCGCAGCGATTCGTACCTGTACTGCATTGGCAGCGATGACTGA